The sequence gagatttgaggggtatttataggcctcaagaggattcaaatttgggctccaaaatttgaattctctttgggttcccgatgctggcagtgccaccgcctagcccaggaggtgtcaccgcccagcccaggcggtgccaccgcctacagtgttttcagcccactagtttggcttcaatcttgccccaaactagtccgaactcgggcccaattagcccctacttgggttataggattaatacctaattctaaccttaattaatatgctaactatgaatttaaagacattttataagctattacaaagtccataagtcaagacttcttccggcgagcttccggcggtcttccgataaactctcggaaaccattctgcggactcccggcaagctcttaaactttacgatttgatcttggcgagttccaacgagcttcttcggcaagctccgatctctctcggcgagctctgcgaacttcccacgaacctttcggtgagcttccaaaaaacccttcggcaagctccctactcattctcggctagttccggcagcattcccgacgaaccttcggacatccgtcgaactcttgaactctcaatgaatccttcgtgcttgactcggcactttgttttgctttatgtctttctcattatcatagttattcctgcacacacaaactaaagctctactccgatctagacaattgttacaacgcgaatcgacattccgttgcccggcacgtcattggttggcgcttcgtccgattcttcagcgcatcgtcctctcttgcggcttgttgcccaatcggcggttgacctctgcaaccccgatatccttggcgcaattccgctctccttggcccgatgcccgacgtccgaagccttctgccgtccaatatcctgacgtgatctcctccggcgcaacgtcaattcctcctgcgttaactgtctaatcctgatcgagtagacctgcatcgctcaaaatgtagtttaaatcataaacatatatcaagtggtttcatcatcaaaatattcaATAGTATCAATGTATTTTAGATTAATGTTTGGGCTCAACAAGTTAATAGATCAATTATTATATTAAGTACAAATAGGTATTAGAGTCAATTTATTATTGGACATTGTGAGGGATTTGAAAGGATTACCTATAGACGGTGGGGCTAGAGGATATGTCATAGCATAGAGTCATCACTCAACTTGGCTTCTGATGTATTGTACGATCCAAACTATATTAGGTGTTGAAGAAGATTTTAAACTCTCGAGAAAGATTATAATACCCAAATATAGTCCTACATAAATATGTTATAGTTAGCTTGGGTTCAAGATTATTGAGTCAATGGTTTAGGCTCAATAAGTTAATGAgttagttgtcttataagattaggCTTAAGTATTTTTGACTAGTAATTTATGTTCAATAGAGTTAAcaatcaattattcaataaaaaTGAATCGTAACAAATTAGTATTAGAGATGACCTACTTATGGTCATGGAAAGGGACTCGAgtatgaaaatattattcatggATAGAGCAATTGATGTGTCTTACTATAGTCTATTTTGACTGAGTCAAAATTTTAATACCATAGTTTAGTTTCATAAGACTTAATGAGTGTGATATTATTAACTTAGCTTTAAATATTTAAGTTAATGATTTAGGTTCAATTACTTAGTCACTCAATTATTCATAAAGCTtagtttttaaataaaaatttaaaaatttaaaaacattGAGAAAATATATAACTTGAggtgttaaaaaaaaatatatcataaaaaaatcaatGAATATCTAATAGAGAATCATATATTGAAGTAATGGGAATAAGATTCACATATTGATGTAAATTAAATTAAGTAGACTATGATACTTATTAAGTATCAAAAGATATCTTGATATTCTTATTGTAAAAATAAGAATCATAAAAGTAAATATTTGTGTTATTGTAAGATAAATGTAATAAGTGAGATGAGACAATATAATTAAATGGATGTGATGGTTTCCTATGGAGAGATTCCTCACAAAGAGATAAATAGAAAGAAATTCAATAAATGTTCTATTTGTCTTGAAAACAagattgaaaaaataaaaaatatttgaaagatTAAAGATTCAAGAGAGATGAGAGTTATGTAGATattgtataatttatatttagAGCTATATTATCCTTGACAATAATACAACCTAATCTTTCAAAAGGGATATATTTTATGTATCTATTGTGACATGATAAGAAGCGACATAGTCAATTAATAAACTTTATGAGGTGGTTGATTTGATACCAATACAATCAACATGAACAAATAACTTTGAACATTTATGCACACATTTCTTGATTAGTTGGATTGGAAAAAGCACCAAACAAACCTCCAACCAATTTGGTTCACTAAATTAAGTATCCTTAATTTCTCTTAAAAAAGTTTTTTGAACCACTATGGAATATGTAGCTTGTATGACAATTTTAATTTGATCTATCTTAGAGATCTTGGGTTTATTAAACCTTGTTAgtctgaaaattttttttctatctcaaatataatattaaaaaggaTTTGAATGCTCTTAGATTTTTATCCACTATCAGATATATTTAGAATTTTATCCACTATCCACtatcatattatatatttatttatgtactattaccatatattttatatttatatattttttactttgtATGCTATTATCATATAATATTCGTATGTACTATTACCATATTTTAAAGGAATTATTCTAGAAAATGATGATGTGACAGTTAAATAGGTGGACCAGTAATAATGGTAGGGAGTTTACATGTCAATTTTGCATTGTAGGTCGATTTCTTTCTCCACATTAGGTCAAAGATTCGGTTGATCGGATGAGAGCTACAGAGGAATTGGAACGCGACGACTGAACGTCGTGGGGGACGACACATGGAATGGTCAGAACTGGGAACCCATTGTTGGCAACAGCTCAGTCATGGGGAGCGGCCCCAACGCATGCCATTGAAGCGTAGACAAGCAAAAAGAAGAAGAGTCACGAGCTCACGTACTTCCAAGCACCAAATCTGAAACTCCCACCATCCTCCTCCTCACCTCTCTCTCTTTAAAAAGAAGACTCACGAGCTCACGTACTTAGCAAGCACCAAATCTGAAACTCccaccatcctcctcctcctcacctctctctctctctctctctctctctctcacacacacacacacacacacacacacacacacacagtgcTGTGTTGTGTTCAGGAGTTGCAAACAGGTTTCTGCTGCTTCGCAGATGCCTTATTGTTTACTCAACTTCTTTGGTGTGGTGATACCCTACAGAAGGCCGCACAAGTGAAACAACAAAGATAGCATAGACTTGCTAGTTCGGTGATGCACTCAAAGCTGTCAAGAACTGCTGTTTCATGAATCAATCATTCACATAGAGACAAGGGCGTGTCTCTCTTCAGATCCACAACCAACATGTCTTTACCGCGCGATACGCTAGATTAATGCATGGAAACCTCAGAGCAACCTCGGGTATGTTCATGGAGAAGATAAATAATTATTGCCTTGTTACACGTGTGGACATCTCGCCATTCCGAACCTCCAAAAAGCTCATGCTGCTTGCATTTTTTGCTCCCGAGTTCTCTTCCGAGTCAAAAGCCTCTTACTAACCACACATGAGACGTTGGTGAATGCAGTGCTGTGTGCAGCTCGATGCATGGGCGTGGCTTTAACACCGAGCTCTAGATCTGCATCCATGAGGACCATCTCTGGCTTCCTTGGATGCTGTAAAGTAGTTTCCTTCGACACCAATCCATGCACTCTTAGCATGCATAATGCAGAAAAGATCGGACATCTTGTGAATGTAAGCAAAACCACAGTGTATTAATGGATTGGGCCAGCTTGCAAGACTGTCAGTGCAGCTGCCTCACTCTCCGGACTAATCGGCTTCTTCACGTGAACCCTAGTCGAGCATTCCCTTCAAACCCTATATATGTCACGTTTCTCACTCTCTAAACCTTCCACACCAAACGCTCGGAGTGGATCCCTCAGCAATGGACTCCTCCAATACCTCAGCCGTCCTCATAGCCTTCATGCTCTTGCTCTACTCCACTGCGCCCATTGTTTCCGGCGGCTACTGCCCCCCTCCCATGCATAAGCCACCCAGATCCAAACACCACAGGCCTAGGTCTCCTGGAGGCCCTCCCACAGGAAGACCACCTATCACAGTGCCGCCGGTCATCGGTAACCCGCCGTTCACCTTCCCGCCAGTGATCGGAGGACCGCCTGTTACGGTTCCCCCGGGCATCGGTGGGCCTCCGGGTACCAACCCACCGGGGAACACTCCCTCCGTTCCTTCTCCGGGTGCGCCGGGGTCGACGACGACGTGCCCCGTGGACACCATCAGGATCGGCGCGTGCGTCGATCTGCTGGGTGGTCTCGTGCGCGTCGTCATCGGTGATCCGGTGGTGAATCAGTGCTGTCCGTTGCTGCAAGGACTCTTGGAGCTCGAGGCTGCAGTTTGCTTGTGCACCAGCATTAGGCTGAGGCTTCTCAACATCAACATCTACCTGCCACTGGCACTGCAGCTGCTGATTACGTGCGGGATTACTCCTCCTCCTGGTTTCACGTGCACCGTTAATTAGAACCCAGTCCGGCTTCCTCACCTCGAGTTAAGACTCTACACTTGTTTAGATTCCAAAACACTCGAGAATCTGAAccttctttcttccttcttctgaTATGCTTTTCTTCTCGATATGTAGCAGGTTGACAGAGTATCGTATCTTACTAGCAGATGAGTAATGGATGCAGGTGTGATTATTTTAACGCAGCTTCTTGTGGCAATGTGTTTGTGGTTGGTTTCATCAGTCAACGGAGTGAAggaaatgcatgcatgcattgcaTGCATTTCCTCGTGTCCTCAGGATGTTGTAATGGAATCCAATAAAGAGTTGTCGAGATGTGGATTGTACGCTGCCAGTGCAAGTATTGGATCTTGCTGAATCCTAAGTGCACTCTCCACTGTTCGGTGTCGGAGCTACCGGACCTCTTCAGCCACATTCATCACTGATTTCTTCTGGGTTTCATCATGGACCCCAAAAAGGAGTTTTTACTGACCAAACATGATAATATCTTCGCAACCTTGACAGAACTCTATTGTTCGAGTCAGCACGAGCTTTGATATATAAATGAACTTAGAAAGAAAACTTAGATCTGAAATCACGTACGGGGACTCTTAATTATATTGAATGATCGATATTCCATTATCAAGAATATCCTTGAGAATATTATCTCATGTTGATATACGATAGTCTCCATGTCATGTTGTTTCGATCTCATCAAATTAATAGGTCACCATATTCATGAAATTACTTCGTGATTATTAGTTATATTCACAATTCAAATTATTCTCTGTCTTTAGTAGGCAAACAAAAATAGTCGATAAGATGAAATCTACTGAACATAGAGACGCTTGCTTTCGATCACGTCCGTTCGATTCCCGACTCGAAGATCCTGAAATCTCGTCCGTCGATCTGGCCGTGCCGCAGATTGGCGTTAGCCTTCGATATCCGGGAAAGATGTGGCgtggattttttttgtttatattgttaTTTTATTGTAAAATTAGGACACGCAGCAACTTTCCGGAAAACCCCTTTGCTTATTCAAAATCACAGAATATTTTACTTTAGACACAAACGAGGAAAGAGAGATTAAAAAGGGTACCATAAACAAAAGGTTAGGTGTTTTGCATATTTACTCTGCAAAAAAAAGCTATTTTCTCCTTATAGACTTTGATTAAATGTATATCCTTGACAATtaagattattatatatatatatatatatatatatatatatatatatatatatatatatttatctaaaAAGAAATCTGAAATTGGACGATCCATTGAAATGGAGTCATCATCTATTAGAATTTCTAAAAGCTAAGGGGTGTTTTTGTAAACAGTCATTAAAAAacaattaataattaaaaataatataacaagAAGGAAATTATAAATTGGGCGGTACATTCTCCTTCGCCGGCCTCTTTCCACGGTAAAGCGAGTCTCCGAAAGAGGATTGGAATTCCTCTCATGTGAAGGCAAACCTCCGCCCTTTCGCCTTCTCTCTCCGTTGATCTCCGAGATCGGGTACTTTTATCTCGTCTCTCGCTTGTTGGTTCGATCGATGCGGTCTTGCGACCGAGAATTCGATCTGTTGACCTTCTTTTGTGTAATGTTCTTCGGGTTTTATGCCTGGATTTTGTTAAAATCTGATTGAATCTGAGGAGTTCGCGCGTCGTTGAGGGTTTTGATCTTTGGATTTTTGCTATTAGGGTTGCTGTTGGTGTTTATCGTAGCGCAGATTAGGGTTCGAACGGGATTTCCCTGACGATTATGGGGAAAGATTTCCCTGGCGATTATTGATTGGAAAGGGAGGTGCGGTATGAAACCTCTCTTGATAGATTTCTAGATCTCGTGAATCTTGATATTCTATGGGATTTGTTTATGATTTCGTAGTGGATTCTTACTAATGGATTTATGTGTATGTCATTCCAAGCTGCCTCAGCTGTTGTTAGGTGCGATAGCTATAGGGTTTTTCTTGATAGCGGGTTGCAGTATTAAGGGCTTGGTAAGTTAAGAACATGTTTTGCTGGGGTTTGGGCTTCTTGGGATTGATTAGTGAACTTGAGATGGAGGAGTAAGAGAACATGTACATGTTATTTGTTCATTTTCTGAATGTTTTGGTTTTTCTTTCTTGCTAACTATCATGCCATAAAAAATACTGGTAATTTGTTGTATGATATCGTGGTAAATTCTTAAGCTTGCAATGGCCTTGATGTGGTATagttgttttttattttctctagGTAGCATTTGCATTTGTTCTATGGGTGATGATCTTTCAGTGGATGGCACAGCTCCATCTTCTTGGGATCTTGCACAACGACGATATGACAAGGTACTTATTCATTCCTTGCTTAATGTGCTGGAACAATTGTAGGCTCAGATTTTTATCATGTTGGAAGTTGTTGTTAACTTCTTGTTTATTATATTGAGTTGGCTACATACGGGATATTCAGGATTTCTTTAGTTAGACCGTATCGTAGGATATTAGTCTGGTGGAAGCGTATAGACTGCTTGCATATAAACTATCCATATCATTTCATTGCTTTTTCCCATCATTATCTATTCGAGTAGCCAGCTGCTTCTCTTTAACACATTGTTCCTGAGTTTAGCATCATTTTCTTTTGTAGTTTTTTTCCTTCATCTTTTCATTTTGTTGTCATCAGCTTAGGGTTGTACTTgttaaaaataatgatatatGAGGTTTGCACACCTTTTTCAAGGAATATCTTGCTTTCATAGAGATAGTGTGCTTTATTTggcaaatttttatgatatttgtTAGGCACACATAATTAATTCTAAGTCTTTTATTATTTAATGGTGATAAATAATAGGAAGGATATTTTCTTGCATTTCCACTTTAGTTTATTcagatatgaaaaaaaattaatatttactttGGGAAAGTTGGATGGCCAAGGGCAGAGACCAAAACACATTCTTtagtctcttctttttcttctttcatgtgCACCTCCAAAATGTCGAGGCTCTATGCATGTAAGATCTAGTTCACCACTCTTTTCCAGCTCAAGTGTCTGTCTTCCATGCTCTTATCAGTGTCCTTGATGTCCATGTGTTTTTTTTTGGCAATCGATCACTGAGTCTTGTTTATTGTATTTTTGTGATCAATCACTGAGTTTTGTTTATTGTATTTGATAAGCTTAATATGAACTATGAAGTTTCCAGGTATTGATTCACAAAAAATTATCCATGTTGTACAATGCCGGAACAGTTGATATTAATGGGATACTGCTCATTGTAGTCTTCATATTCACCAATGTGTCTAACTAACATTTGTGGTTCTTGAATGGTTATCCTTAATATGCTCAAGAGCATCATTTGATCACCAATAAAGACAAGGTGCAGTTGAAGATTGACAAAACACAGTATTAGCACACACCTAGGCAAACATGCATATAGAAGAATGGTCTTGCTATATTTTGATTCTCCAATTCCATAGCAATTTCTCATTTTTTAGTTGTGACATATAAAACACCATATTTCTCCACGACAAAAAGATACTAATATTTGAATTTGCCTTTTTTTTCCTGTTTATTTCCAAAGATCTGGATCATTTGGAACTTGGTTGATCTTCTCTATGAAGTTGTGGGATAATACATGTTTTCTTTGGGTGCAGAATGTTGAGCTAGAGGAGAGACTGCGAAGGTCAGCCTCATCGAAAGTTCCCTCAGATCCCAATATATGGCTACAAATGCGTGAAAACTATGAGGCTATCATTCTTGAAGATCATGATTTTTCTCAAAAGCATGATGTAGAGTATACGCTTTGGCGATTGCATTATAGGAGAATTGAGGAGTTCAGGGCACACCTTAATGTTGCAGCATCTGCTGGTTCAAATGCATCACCTGCAGGGAAGGGTCACATTCGGCCTGATAGAATCAAGAAAATCcgtaatatttttaaaagtttccTGACAGAAGCAACCGGATTTTACCATGATCTAATACTGAAAATCAGAGCAAAATATGGCCTGCCTTTTAGTTATCTTGATGAGGGACCTGAAAACCAAACTGTTTCTACAAAAGACCAAAAGAGATCAGCCAAGATGAAGAAAGGACTATTATCTTGTCACCGTTGTCTGATATACCTGGGAGATCTTGCTCGTTACAAAGGACTGTATGGAGGAGACTCAGTTAGTTGTGATTATGCAGCAGCTTCTGGTTACTATTTGCAGGCAGCTTCTCTTTGTCCTTCAAGTGGCAATCCACATCATCAGGTTCTTCTAACTAGTTTCTGAAACATATATATGGTTCTTTATGTTCTCAAAGCAGGGCTTCAATTAATAGTGGTTGTTACTTCTCAGACTCTTGTGTTTGTATTATTCTGGTTATTGTCATGTTTCTTATATGCGGATAACTTCCGTTTTGCCAGCTTGCCATACTTGCTTCTTATTCGGGTGATGAATTGTTGGCAATCTACCGGTACTTCAGGAGTTTGGAAGTGGAAAGTCCTTTTTCAACAGCAAGAGATAACTTGATTATAGCTTTTGAGAAGGTATGCTATTTACACAACTGACCGATGTGCCTTTTGATTGTGTTGACAGATCTTTTGGGCAGTAAAATAGTAAAATACACTCTCCAATTAGGTAGATTTGTCTGCAGCCTAGGACACTTTCTATTATCTCAGATCATGGCTTTGCTGTCTTCATGAAATTCTGGTCTTATGTTATGCTGAACATTATATGGCGTTGTTAGTTGTCTTCAGCAAGTAGTTATTGCGTAATCATCTGGATATATTACAACCTTCTAGTGAAGGATGATGTGCACTTTCAAAGTAAATGTTTTTGatcctgttctctatcttaaccttTGATGACCATGATACTTTATAATTGGTTGGTGCAACTTTGTAAGTAACATTGCTCGTGTTGTTGCATGACCTCATGTTTTGTATAATATcttctttttgctttttttcaTTCAGCTTTACTGATTGAtgaatactttcaccttttcctaACTTTATTTTTTTCTACAGAACCGGC comes from Musa acuminata AAA Group cultivar baxijiao chromosome BXJ3-3, Cavendish_Baxijiao_AAA, whole genome shotgun sequence and encodes:
- the LOC135632458 gene encoding 36.4 kDa proline-rich protein-like; amino-acid sequence: MDSSNTSAVLIAFMLLLYSTAPIVSGGYCPPPMHKPPRSKHHRPRSPGGPPTGRPPITVPPVIGNPPFTFPPVIGGPPVTVPPGIGGPPGTNPPGNTPSVPSPGAPGSTTTCPVDTIRIGACVDLLGGLVRVVIGDPVVNQCCPLLQGLLELEAAVCLCTSIRLRLLNINIYLPLALQLLITCGITPPPGFTCTVN